The following DNA comes from Streptomyces sp. NBC_01197.
CGCAACGAGACGGAGGAAGCCCGCCGGGAGCTGGTGCGGCTGCAGGGTCAGCTGGCCGCGCTGGAGAAGGTGCAGCAGGCGGTGCCGGCGCGGGCCCCGGGCGGGCCTCGGGTGCAGGCCACGGTCGATGAGGACCAGAAGGCCACGCGCGAGCAGATCCGCGAGGTCCTGGAGTCGCTGACCCCGGAGCAGCGGGAGCTGTCACAGCGGGAGGTGGCGGTCCTGATCGAGCCGCGCGTCACGGTGAAGGCGGACTCGATCCGTCGGCACCTGCGGGCCATCGCCCGGGAGGACCAGCCCGACGTGCCGGGCCAGCGGCCGGCCGACGACGAAGACGACGACGAGTGAGCGGGGGAATCGCCGGACTCTATCCACAGGCCGGATTTCCCAGGATGAGCCAGACCAAGCTGTCCGGTCTGGCGGGCAATCTGCCCAGGTCCTCCCGCCAGACGGGAAGCCGCGCACCCGTGCGCGACAGGACCGCAACGATCGGTGAAATCCATGCCGTACTTGTCAGTGCAGCGACGTATACAGACAGGAGTGGCCCCGGTGGCGCGTGAAGAGCTTGGCGGCTACAGCACCCCCGGGGCCCCGAAGGAAAGGACCTTCGTGAACGACAACAGTAAGGCCAGCACTCTGATCGACTCGACCAGCCAGCCCACCGTCAACCAGGCTGCGGACATCGACGTTTTGGCGGCCGAGAAGCCGGAAGAGGCGTGGAAGCCCATCGAGGGCAACGCTTACAAGAACGTGCTGTTCACCCGGCGCGCGATCTTCCACCGGCCCACCGTGCGGCTGACGGCCCTGAGCGTGCCGACTGCCCTGCTCGCCACTGAGAGGGCGACGCAGGACACCGACCCCGGCGGGATGCTCGGCACCATCTTCGGCGGGGTGCTCGAAGCTGGTGGCTCGCTGTTCGAGGCGCAGCCGCTACTGGTGACGGCTACGGCGGTCGGCCTGGTCGGCGCCGGATACATGATGTTCAAGGGGGACTTCACCCGCGAGACCGACGGGTTCGCCCCCAAGGGCACACTGCGCAAGGCGCTCGGCGCCCCCCAACTGGTCAAGAAGCGCAACGTGCTGCGTCCTAGCCTGGCGAAGGTTCCGGCGCGGAAGGTGGACACCAACGCGGTCGGCACCTACCTGGGCAAGGACCGCAAGACGGACCTGCACCTGTACATGGCGATTGAGGACAGCTCCGTGATGGTCGCCCCGCCCGGCGCGGGCAAGACGGCGAAGCTGGCCAACTGGATCATCGACGCACCCGGCGCGGTCCTGGCGACGTCGGTGAAGGTGGACATCGTCGACCAGACCGAGAAGCTGCGAGCCCGGGTCGGCAACATCCTGATCTGGAACCCGCAGGACATCGGCGGCCGGACCTCGAACGTGGCCTGGGACCCGGTGATGGGCTGCTCCGACCCGGAGCACGGCGTCGAGCGGGCGATGCGCCGCGCCAACTACCTGCTCGACGGCTCCGACGCCACCCGTGGTGTCGAGAACCGCAACTTCTGGGAGACGGCCAGCTACTCGGTGCTCAAGGCGTTCTTGTGGGCGGCCGACGCGGAGGGCCTGACCCTGCTGGACGTGGCCCGCTGGTCCAAGAGCTTCCGCAACACCGAAGCGATCGACATCCTGGCGAAGTTCGAGCACCCCGACCCCTACAACCCGTCCCGGCCGGTCGCCCCGCGCGGCTGGAGGGACGACCTGCTCCAGGTGCAGAAGGTCGAGGGCAAGCCGACCACCGGCGAGAACGTCTTCGGGACGCTGTCCAAGACGTTCATGTTCCTCGACACCCCGCAAGTCCAGCGGGTCATCGAGGACGCGCACCGGGGCGGCGGACTCTTCGACATCCGCGGATACCTGCAGTCGCAGGACACCCTGTACCTGCTCGGCCGGGACACCGGCCGGGGCGGCATCGGCCCGCTGTTCAGCTGCCTCACGGGCGAGATCTACGAAGAGGCCCGGGACATGGCCCCGCTGCAGCGCGGCGGTCGCCTGGACGCGCCCTGGTCGCTGATCCTCGACGAAGCAGCGCTGATCTGCTCCGTGCCGCTGGAGAAGTGGACCTCGGACAGCCGCGGCCTGGGCATCGCCATCCACGCCGTGTTCCAGTCGCGCTCGCAGATGCGGGAGCGCTACGGCCGAGAGGCGGCGAAGACGATCTGGACCAACATGGTCAAGCTCGTCCTCGGCGGCCTGGCCGACGAAGAGGACCTCAAGGGCCTGTCGGAGCTGTGCGGCCGGCACAAGGAGAAGCGGGAGTCGCACTCGAACTCCCCGGGCCCGGACGGCACCATGCGCCAGTCCTCCTCGTACACCTGGGTCGAGGTCGACACCATGACCCCGGCGGACATCATGAACCTGGAGCCGGGCGAGATCCTGGTGCTGCGCCGAAACATCGGCGGGCCGGTCGTCGTCCGCTACGTGGCCGTGTGGGACCGCAAGGACGTCAAGGCGGTGGCCAAGCAGGAGAAGCGGGACGCCAAGGCGGCGATGAAGGCGCGCAAGCGCAAGGACTCCACGGTGCCCGCCTACGCCCCGCCCGTGACCGCGCCGCTCGTCGAGGACCCGGCGGACCTGTGGGCCCCGCCGGAGCCTGCCAGCCCGTGGGCTCCGTCGGGTGACCCCAGCCCGTGGACGGCGAACCCGGCGGCCAGCGGCTGGGCGTCCGGCCCGCTGCCCGGCCCGCGCGACCACCTGCAGGTCTTGCGCGGCGAGGTCCTCCCGCCGGTGCCTCCGATGCCGGAGCACCCGCCGGTCGTCCCCGACCAGCCGGACTTCGCGCCGACCCGGCACCTGGAGCAGGTGCCGCCGCAGCCGGAGCCGCAGGAGCAGCCCGCCGGGACCGTGCCGGCGGCGGTGCCGCTGCGCAAGACCGGTACCGACGATGGCCCGGCGGCGGACGACAGCTGGGGCGACGACGACGAGACGGGGTTCTAAGTGGCGGACGACATGAAGGTCAGCGTCGGCGACATGCTGCTGACGCTGACGGGCAACGTCTCCGATGCCCGCAAGCGCCTCTCGGACCTGGAGAACCAGAAGCTCAAGGAACTGCTGGAGGGCCTGGCCCACAAGGTCGGTGAGCACAAGGAGCAGCTCGCCGCGATCACTGAGGCGTTCGCGGCGCTCCAGGCCGAACCGGAGCCGGAGCCCGAGCCGGACTGGCCCGGGGTCTCCCCGAACTGGACCGACGACCTCGACCAGGACCAGGCCCGGGAGCTGTGGGACTGGCTGACGGAGTGGTGCCAGAACATCCTGTGGCCCATCTACGCCCAGGACGTGTGGAAGCCCTGCTGGTACCGCCACACCCGCGTACGCATCGCCCTGACCGCACTGCGCGGGGCGCACCAGTGGTCGTACGAGACCACGAAGGTCCCGCCGACCCGGGCCCTGGAGTGGGAGTTCCGTTTCTGGCCGCAGGTCGAGACCCTCCTCAAGACAGAGCTGAAGGACTGCGGCCTTCCCCGGGACGACCTCAAGAAGCCGAAGCACCCGGTGCCGGTGCCGGTGCAGCCCACACCGGAGAACCCGCACCCGGCGCCGCCGGCGTTCACCATCGAGGACTTCACGGACCCGGGCTTCTTCGAGTACGTGGAGCGCAACATCTCCAAGCGCCGGGAGCCGGACAAGGAAGCTGACTGAGCGCAGCGGCACCATGCGGAGGGGGAGTCACCCAAATTTGGGTGACTCCCCCTCCGCGTTGCCCCGGGCCTCGACCGCTATCGGCCCTTGAGGACCTCGTCGACCGCGTACGCGAGGGACAGGGCGGCGGTGCTGATCTCCTTCAACGTCTCGGTCGGTGCGTCCTGCAGGGCCCCCGACTCGACTCCGACCAGCATCCCCTGCAGCAGGTCACGCGTCTGTACGGCCCGGTGCGGGGGCGTGTCGTCCACGATCTCGGCGTCGACCACCGACTCGTCGCCCTCAGCGGCCGTCGCCTCGCCGGCCGGGGCTCCGTTCGGCGAGTCACCCAAATTTGGGTGACCTCCGGCCTCGGGCTCCCCCTGCTCCTGCGCGGTGGCCCCGGCATCTGCCGGAGCTGACTCGACTGCGGCCGGGGCCGCTTCCTTCCTCCTGGGCCGTGCCGCCTTCGGCTTCGGCTTCGCCTCGATCGCCAGCTGGAAGGTGTTCGAGGTTGTCAGCGCTGGCACTTCGGCGGCCCGTGCCAGCTCGACCAGGCCGTCGACCACGGTGGCCGTGACCCGGTGGCCGCGCTCGGCGGCCCACCCTCGCAGCGCGACGTACGCGCGGGCGGTCACCTCCTGGCCGTGCTGCTCGACCATCGGCAGCAGCTGCTGCACGTGGGAGTCGGGGATCGCGCGGGGCCGGTCCTGCTGCTCAGTGACGGCCTTGAGCAGGGGCCACTGCTGAATGTGCCGGTTGACCTCCGACTCCGACTCCCCGAACCGGTCCTGGCAGTAGTCCGCCCAGGTCCGCCCGCCCTGCCGGTGCAGGTTCCGGGCTCGGATGGCGTGCGCGGCCTTCCACTTCATCCACTCGGCCCGGTTGCCGTTGGCGAACGCGGCTTCGCAGTGCCCCAGCTCGTCGATCTCCTGGGGCGTCAGATCGCCCTCGGCCTCGACCTCGACGGGTTCGGGGATCAGGTCCGGGGTGAACGGCTGGGGCCGGTACGGCTCCGGCTCGGCGCTCGGCGCGGGGTTGACCTCTCCGGCCGGGGCAGGGACGGCGGGCGTGGCTGGCTCGGTCGGCTCGACTTCTGGAGCCGTCTCCGTCGCCTGGGCTTGTTGGCGTCGGGCCTCGGCCGCAGCGCTGCGCTGCGCTCGGATCTCCTGCCGGGTGGGACTCACCGGCTGACCTCCTGGTCGCCAACGGGCAGCAGCCCGCGCTTCTTCATCTCCGTCACCAGCGCGCCGAACGCTGTCTTGGCGGCCCCCTCCACCGGGGCTCCCATCGAGTCGCCGAAGCGCTCGCTGCGCGGGATAACCGTGCTGAACACCTCGTATCCCTCCTTGGCCATCTCCTCGCGGTAGTAGCCGGTCGACGACGCGTTCGCCACGGTGCGGTTGAGCAGCACCCATGTCTCGGGCTTCTTGCCGGTGGCCCTCAGCGGGGCACTGCTCGCCAGGATGTCCTTGAACGACTTGGCGGTCTCCGGCTCGCAGATCCGTTCCCAGTCGGCAGCGGTCGGCGACATGTGCAGGATCACCAGGTCGGCGACGCGGAGAATGGAGTCCGCGATGAAGATGTGGTTCTCGGTGTGCCCGCAGTCCACCATCGCGATGCGGTTCCCCGTCGGCGGCACGACCTCCTGATGAAACTTGGCGGACGCCTGCAGGTGCACGGGGAAAGCGAAATTCCCCTTCTCCGGCTGGCTCCAGCTCCAGAACTGCTTGCTGTGGTCGGCGTCGTACCCAACGACGTCGTAGCCTTCCTCATCCTCCAGCAGGGCGTGCGACAGCCACCCGGTGTCGGTGGTCTTGCCTGTCGTGCGGGGCGACATGTTCGCGATAAGCATGGCCGGAGCCTATGGGCACAGCCGAGATCAACACATCACGGACGCCCGCTTCCGCCCCTGTAACGCCCGCTTGATACGCGAAAGCCCGCCCCGGGAAAGGGCGGGCTCGTCCGTGTGTGCGGTCCGGTCAGGTCTCCCACACCGCCCAGGGCTGGTCCTGGGTGGCGCCGCGCAGCCACATCGCCGCGTGCTGCACGCCGTTGGCGTACCGGCGGCGGGGGCCTCGCATCGCGGCCTCGGCGGCGTCGTCCTCGGCCCGCAGCTGCTGGGCGTCGGGGATGCCGGCGACGCGGTCCGTGATCGGGCTGCGCCCCTGGCCGACGGCCCACAGGTAGGTCGCCCGTACGCCCTCGTGGAACTCCTCCAGCTGGTAGCCGGTCCGCACGGCGTGCTCGATGTTGTCGAGCAGCACGGTGACCTCGGCCAGCGTGCGGCGGCCGACCACCGGTTCGGCGGGCGGCTCGGTCGGGGGCGGCGGGGCGGTCTGCTGCGCCGCGGTTCCTCCGGCCGGCGGCATGGCGCCCGGCCCGTTCCACATCGTCGGGTAGTCAGCCATAAGGGCACGGTAGCGGGCTGCACAGACAGAGGGCAGGCAGTAGGAAGGGCCAGCGGCTGCTCCGCTGGCCCTTCGGCTACATGTCGACGTCGAGGTCGATCTCCGGCGTGGGCGGCGCCGGGGGCTCCGGTGCCGGGACTGCGACGGGCTCCGGCTCCGGGGCCGCGGGCTCCGGGGTGGCGTCGCGCTCGGCCTGTGCCAGCTCCTGGCCCAGCCGCTCGTAGTCCGTCCCGTACCCGCCGAAGCCGGTGTC
Coding sequences within:
- a CDS encoding type IV secretory system conjugative DNA transfer family protein, producing the protein MNDNSKASTLIDSTSQPTVNQAADIDVLAAEKPEEAWKPIEGNAYKNVLFTRRAIFHRPTVRLTALSVPTALLATERATQDTDPGGMLGTIFGGVLEAGGSLFEAQPLLVTATAVGLVGAGYMMFKGDFTRETDGFAPKGTLRKALGAPQLVKKRNVLRPSLAKVPARKVDTNAVGTYLGKDRKTDLHLYMAIEDSSVMVAPPGAGKTAKLANWIIDAPGAVLATSVKVDIVDQTEKLRARVGNILIWNPQDIGGRTSNVAWDPVMGCSDPEHGVERAMRRANYLLDGSDATRGVENRNFWETASYSVLKAFLWAADAEGLTLLDVARWSKSFRNTEAIDILAKFEHPDPYNPSRPVAPRGWRDDLLQVQKVEGKPTTGENVFGTLSKTFMFLDTPQVQRVIEDAHRGGGLFDIRGYLQSQDTLYLLGRDTGRGGIGPLFSCLTGEIYEEARDMAPLQRGGRLDAPWSLILDEAALICSVPLEKWTSDSRGLGIAIHAVFQSRSQMRERYGREAAKTIWTNMVKLVLGGLADEEDLKGLSELCGRHKEKRESHSNSPGPDGTMRQSSSYTWVEVDTMTPADIMNLEPGEILVLRRNIGGPVVVRYVAVWDRKDVKAVAKQEKRDAKAAMKARKRKDSTVPAYAPPVTAPLVEDPADLWAPPEPASPWAPSGDPSPWTANPAASGWASGPLPGPRDHLQVLRGEVLPPVPPMPEHPPVVPDQPDFAPTRHLEQVPPQPEPQEQPAGTVPAAVPLRKTGTDDGPAADDSWGDDDETGF
- a CDS encoding ParA family protein, translating into MLIANMSPRTTGKTTDTGWLSHALLEDEEGYDVVGYDADHSKQFWSWSQPEKGNFAFPVHLQASAKFHQEVVPPTGNRIAMVDCGHTENHIFIADSILRVADLVILHMSPTAADWERICEPETAKSFKDILASSAPLRATGKKPETWVLLNRTVANASSTGYYREEMAKEGYEVFSTVIPRSERFGDSMGAPVEGAAKTAFGALVTEMKKRGLLPVGDQEVSR